The stretch of DNA CACCAATTTGCCTAAAAAAACCTTTTTGCAAAAAAGCATAGGCATAATCAATGTCATACGTTGCGGTATATTGATATTGAGGAGGATAGCTATTGAGTTGAGGATATTGGTGAATTAATAGCTTCTTGATTGCTAAAGCCCAAAAATTAATTAGGGGCTGTTGTAAAAATCGATTTTTGTAAGCAACACTAGAAGTGGCTGAAAATCGCCCGTATTGATCTGCTGTAAAGGGTAAATATTCTTCGTAACGACTAACCAAATAAAAAGAAAGAGCAAAGGGATCAAAGGGGAGCGCTGCTTTGTTGTTTTTTTCTGTAGGAATATGAAAAAAAGCGGCATTTAAGTCTTGATGCTTTTTAAATATTGGTTTAAGTTTTTTGTCTATGCTGGTCTCTTGCAATAATTTATGAGGATAAAAATGCGGAATGTCACTGATGTAACTACGGCTATAGTTTATCTTGGCAACGCCAGATAATTGAACAAAAGCATATAAATCGGAGGTAAGGTTTACTTTAGGAATGCCTAAAATTTGATTGAATATTAAGTCAAAAATATAAGAAATTCTAGGACTAGAGACTGGAGTGTAAATGAAAAGTTCATTCATAAATTAAAGCTGTTTTGTTTAGGGTTTTGTTTGATTGTCAGTTGTTTGTGAAGTTTTTGTTTAAAACGGTTGGTAATTCAAAAATAGATATGCGTACCAAATAATTGCTTTTTGTCATAGAACCCTTATATTTGTCTCAAATTTCTTTTTAGTTCCTAAAAATATGAACTTGTAAGACCAACCAATTCAGGTTAAATTTACAAATTTTTATACAAAACAACATACAAGTGGCAACAACATCAGATATTCGTAAAGGGATGTGCCTAGAGCATAATGGGCATACTTACATTATAGTAGAATTCCAACATGTAAAGCCTGGAAAAGGTAATGCTTTTGTGCGTACAAAATTAAAGAACTTGACCAATGGTAAAGTAGTAGATTATACTTTCCCTGCTGGACACAAAATTCAAGATGTACGAGTAGAGCGTCGCAAATATCAGTATTTATACGACGATGAAGATCGTCTATATTTTATGAATAATGATACTTACGAACAAATTGATGTCTTGAAAGAGATGTTGGATAATGTTCAGTTCTTGAAAGAAGGAATGGATGTTGAGGTGCTTTTTCACGCTGAAAAAGAAATTCCTTTGTCTTGCTCCTTGCCTCAATACATCATCTTGGAAGTAACAGAGGTGGAACCTGGTGCAAAAGGAAATACTGCGACCAATACCTTGACTCCTGCTACAGTAGAAACGGGTGCAGAAGTACGTGTTCCTTTGTTTATCAAAGAGGGTGATTTGATTAGAATTGAGTCTGAAACAGGGGCTTATATGGAGCGCATGAAGAAATAATAAGTTTTATCACAACTTAATTATTGTATAAACTGTATTTTGTGATAAAATTATAATAATAGAAACTTATATTTTATACCTAATAAAAACGAACTTACTATGGAGTTTGAGAAAATCAAAGAACTCATTAAGTTGATTCAAAAAAGTAAAATCAGCGAATTCAAATATGAAGATGAGTCTTCAAAATTCAGTATTCGTACCAAAAGTTATTCTACTCAAAAAGAAGTGATTGTTCAACAACCTTCTGTTATGCCTAGTATGCAAGTTCCTACTGTAGCTGCTCCCGTAGCTGCACCTGTAGCTGCTACTCCTGCTGTAGATAATGCTGCTGCTCCAGCGGTTACTACTGAGGCGCCCAAAGAAGAGGCAAATAACTACATTGAAATAAAATCGCCAATGGTAGGAACATTCTATCGTTCTCCATCTCCAGAAAAAGGAGCTTTTGTAAAAGTGGGAGATTCAATAGGTAATGACGACACAGTTTGTTTGATTGAGGCGATGAAATTGTTCAATGAGGTAAAAGCAGAGGTAGAAGGACGTATTGTTAAAGTAATGGTAGAAGATGCTAGCCCAGTTGAATATGGACAAGTATTATTCTTGGTAGAACCAGTATAATTTGCACGCTATTGCGTTCACTAGAGGAATTTCATTAAGTATGTTAACAGAACAGAATTCATTGTGAATGAATCTCTGTCTTGATAACATGCAAAAGTCCTAATCAAAAACGAATACTATGTTCAAGAAAATATTAATCGCCAATCGAGGCGAAATAGCTTTGCGTGTCATTCGAACTTGCAAAGAGATGGGCATCAAAACGGTTGCAATTTATTCATCTGCTGATGCTGATAGTTTGCATGTCCGTTTTGCTGATGAAGCAGTTTGCGTTGGACCTGCTGCTAGTAATTTGTCTTATTTAAATATTCCAAACATTATGGCAGCGGTAGAAATTACCAATGCTGATGCTGTACATCCAGGTTATGGATTTTTGGCTGAAAATGCTGAATTTGCTGAGATTTGTTCTCAAACAGGGGTCAAGTTTATTGGACCTACACCAGAGCACATTCGCAAAATGGGAGACAAAATTACAGCAAAAGAAACCATGATTAAAGCAGGTGTACCTGTTGTTCCTGGTTCTGATGGCTTGGTCAAAAACTTTGACGATGCCAAGGTTATTGCTGCTGAAGTAGGATACCCTATTATGTTAAAAGCTACTGCTGGTGGCGGTGGAAAAGGAATGCGTTTGGTCTGGAATGAAGAGACCTTAGAAGAAAACCTTAATGCTGCTCAAAATGAGGCTAGATCTGCTTTTGGTAATGATGGTATGTACGTCGAAAAATTTGTAGAGGAGCCTCGCCACATCGAAATCCAAATTGCTGGAGATCAATATGGCAATGTATGTCATCTTTCGGAAAGAGAGTGTTCTATACAACGTCGTCACCAAAAATTATTGGAAGAGTCTCCTTCTCCATATTTGACCGATGAGGTTAGAGAAAAAATGGGAGATGCTGCGATTGCTGCTGGTAAGGCAATTAATTACGAAGGTGTTGGTACCGTTGAGTTTTTGGTAGATAAATATCACAATTTCTACTTCATGGAGATGAATACTCGTATCCAAGTAGAACATACGGTAACAGAAGAGGTAATTGATTATGATTTGATTCGTGAGCAAATCAAAATTGCGGCTGGTGAAAAGATCACTGGAGACAATTATTATCCAACCATGCATGCGATTGAGTGTCGTATCAATGCGGAAGATCCTTTTGCTAATTTCCGTCCTTGTCCAGGAAAAATTACTTCTTTTCATAGCTCAAAAGGGCATGGAATTCGTGTAGATACCCATGTTTATGCTGGTTATACCATTTCTCCTTATTATGATTCTATGATTGCTAAGTTGATTTGTAAGGCAAGAACAAGAGAGGAATGTATTAGCAAAATGCGTCGTGCATTGGATGAATTTATTGTAGAAGGAATCAAAACTACTGTTCCTTTTCACCGTGCATTGATGGACAATGAGCAGTTTATTTCGGGTGATTTTACAACGAAATTTATTGACTCAATGGATTTGCAGTCTATGAAACCAAAAGAAAGTTAGTAAAGAAGAAAAAATAAGGTATCGAAAATGAGCAGCAATATTTTTGGATTTCTTTTCGTGTAAAATTGCGAAGTGTCATAAATTACGCACTCAAAATTTTAGGCTAAAAGGGAACAAAAAAATTAGGCAAAACGATAGATTATTTTTGAGGCTTTACTCTATGGTCTAAATTTTATACCATACAAAATATGATAGAGCTTAACCTGAATGGGTTAAGCTCTTTTTTATGATAGAAAGTACCGCAACGTATTGGGATTTAGGAACTATTAAAGCAATGGCATTGTTTGGTAATTGATTGTTTATTCTTTTGAGAACCCCTATAAATAAAACAGATGATGAATTGGTTTTTGAACGCAAAGCATTGGCAGTTATTTGCATTGATTTTTGGTCTACCATTTTTTTTACAAACAATTGTAATTGGAGAAATACTTACATCTATTCCGATAGAGGGAAACCTGAATCCTATTCTGTTTGATCTTTTGATGGTACCTTTGTTTTTGGGTATGGGAATTTTATGGGGCTGGTTATGGTCGATAGGAGTAGGTTTGCAATCCATCATTCCAGAGGAACATAGGATGAATATTAAGCGATTTAAGTTCCTTCTTATTGTTCCCTGTGCCTACCTCTTGTTTTCTTTAGGAATGGCGAATGTTTATAATTACAGCGCATCTCCCTTGGAAATAAAATTCTTTA from Aureispira anguillae encodes:
- the efp gene encoding elongation factor P, which encodes MATTSDIRKGMCLEHNGHTYIIVEFQHVKPGKGNAFVRTKLKNLTNGKVVDYTFPAGHKIQDVRVERRKYQYLYDDEDRLYFMNNDTYEQIDVLKEMLDNVQFLKEGMDVEVLFHAEKEIPLSCSLPQYIILEVTEVEPGAKGNTATNTLTPATVETGAEVRVPLFIKEGDLIRIESETGAYMERMKK
- the accB gene encoding acetyl-CoA carboxylase biotin carboxyl carrier protein, yielding MEFEKIKELIKLIQKSKISEFKYEDESSKFSIRTKSYSTQKEVIVQQPSVMPSMQVPTVAAPVAAPVAATPAVDNAAAPAVTTEAPKEEANNYIEIKSPMVGTFYRSPSPEKGAFVKVGDSIGNDDTVCLIEAMKLFNEVKAEVEGRIVKVMVEDASPVEYGQVLFLVEPV
- the accC gene encoding acetyl-CoA carboxylase biotin carboxylase subunit; the protein is MFKKILIANRGEIALRVIRTCKEMGIKTVAIYSSADADSLHVRFADEAVCVGPAASNLSYLNIPNIMAAVEITNADAVHPGYGFLAENAEFAEICSQTGVKFIGPTPEHIRKMGDKITAKETMIKAGVPVVPGSDGLVKNFDDAKVIAAEVGYPIMLKATAGGGGKGMRLVWNEETLEENLNAAQNEARSAFGNDGMYVEKFVEEPRHIEIQIAGDQYGNVCHLSERECSIQRRHQKLLEESPSPYLTDEVREKMGDAAIAAGKAINYEGVGTVEFLVDKYHNFYFMEMNTRIQVEHTVTEEVIDYDLIREQIKIAAGEKITGDNYYPTMHAIECRINAEDPFANFRPCPGKITSFHSSKGHGIRVDTHVYAGYTISPYYDSMIAKLICKARTREECISKMRRALDEFIVEGIKTTVPFHRALMDNEQFISGDFTTKFIDSMDLQSMKPKES